GCTCACACCGGAAGAATCCTAGGACTTTCTTGTATAGTGGAAGGGCTGGAGCctaaagaaggaagacagggttGGGAGTGGATGCCTAAGGATACTGAAAGTCATCCTGGGAGAAGTGATGGGAAGCCCAAAGCTGAGTGAGCAAGCCTCTGCTCACTCTGGGTGGCAATGGGCAGTGGCACGCTGCCCCATCCTCGGCCCAAATGTCTTACACCCAGGCAGACAGCCAGGGGAGCTCCCCAGGACAGAGCCCCGTGAGTCAGCCTTAGCAGTGGGTACTTCTTCCTAATTTCCTACCAGAGTGCCAGCTGACAGCAAAGACTTCCCATGCATCTGGCTTTGATGAACATGGTCTTGCCAGTGCCCAACCTGGAGGTCCAATGGGGCAGAAACACCAGGACTGAGCCAGTGCCCTCCACAAACCTGCGCGGTGGAAGTCATCCTTGCTGTAGGTGAAGTCCTTCAGGAACGTGATGCACTCTGTCTCGTGGTTGTAGCGTCTGGCTGTCTCCAGCAACATGATCTGAAGATGATAAGGTACAGGGCTCTTCAGCTGCCCCAAAGTCATATGTGCTAAGACCAACTGCCTGCCACCCCTCTGCCAGGCcagacagtcctggctgtccttcctCCAACTCTGCCACCCACTGCCCCATCCAAGGACACTTGCCCCACATAATTACGAGGCACCAGCCGGCGTTTTGACTCTTAGGGCTTTGCATACAGTCGACACTCAATACTGCCTCACTCTCCTCGCTTTGGCTCAAATAGCCATTCCTTTGAAGTCTTAAGGGAACATTTCCTCTTTAACAGTCCATCTGACCTCATCCTCATCATTCTCTACCTCAGcctgtttcccttttctccccgCTGGCTCACTGGCCGCTCTAGCTCTCTCGTTAGGACCGGAACACTCCTGCTCACCACACCCCACAAGGGTTAGGACCGACTCGCACTACATCCAGCTCTGGTCTCTGTCCTAAAGCCTGGCCATTACCTCAATGGTGGATGCCTTCAGGAGAGCGATCTGGTCCTCCCGGCCCAGCTGCAGGAACCCTGGCACCTGCTTGGCAAAGTCCACAATCTCCTGGACCGAGATGATGGCCAGCTCGGTGAAGTGGGCAAAGCGCTGCTGACGAGCATCCCGGGACTGAGGGTCTGCACCCAAGGGccaaggctgagacaggagaccaGGGTCACATGGGACTCGCACGCCCTGCGGAACCCTCCCCGGCCGAGGGGCTCCGCCCCCGGGCTGCGCAAGGCTGGGCTCCGCCCCCTGGGCTGCGCGAGGCCGGGCTGCGCGAGGCAGTACCGTGACTTTGGGCTGGTCGGAGAAGGAGCGTTTGTTGCACTGCAGCTGCGCGGCGACCAGCTGCTGGATCATCAGCTCCTGTGCGGCCGTCAGCTGGACACCTTCTCCGTCCCCAGAGCCACTCACTTCCGAAGTGCCCGGGGAGGCTACAGGCCGGGCCGTGCCGCTTGACGCTGGCTCAGTCGcgggtggctgctgctgctgctgctgctgctgctgctgctgctgcttctgaatCTTTTTCTTCCGAATCTGCTCCTCAGAAAGCACGCCTGCAGGACAGCCAGCCTCAGTGGTGTACCCCACCCACCTTCACTTACTCCTCCCCTCCCAAGAggcccccttctcccctccctggaCTCACACTGCTCCCGCATGCCAGCCTCCTTGCATTTGCGCAGCCGACAGAGCTGGCACTTGCGCCGCATGAAGGCGTCCATCTGGCAGGTCCCACTGCCCCGACAGGCATAGCGCCCGGCCCCACCGTGGACCACGCTGCGCCTGAAGAAACCTTTGCAGCCTTCGCAACTGAGCACATTGTAGTGGAAGCCCGACGCCTTGTCCCCACACACGCGGCACAGCTCGTGGCCCAGCATCTTCGGGGCCGGACCCTTCTTCCGCTTGCGCTCCGGCTCATCCTCTGGCTCTAAGATGACTTGGGGTGAGCAGAGgccatgagagagagagtgacaAAGAGAGACAGCAGCCTGGGGACAGGCCATGGGAGGTCCCGAAGTGAGGGTGTGAGGACAGGGCGGCAACACCAAGGGCAAGACAGGCAGTCGGTAGGCCCCCAGAAGGAGTCCGAGGAGTCAGAGGCAAAGGAAGGAAAGGCCCACCTGTCTCCCTGTCTCACCTACGATGTAGGCAGAGCTGGACCCTTCGGGGCCTGGAGGGGCATCagtctcctgcccctcctccttgATGGTGGGCGAAGCGGAGGAGGTGCTGGGCTGAGGGGAACCATTCcctagaagaaggaagagggacagTGAGCTTCTCCGGCACCGTGGGAGGGGCCCTGCAGCGGAAGTGGGTCACTCACCAGGCACCGGTGTATCCAGAGAACTTGTGGAGGAAGACATGGTGGGTCACGAAGCAGCCTGTCGGACACAGGGAACCCAGCCAATTACAGGTCAGGATAAGGGTGCTTCTCCTTCCAACACTCAGGACTCCTCTGTGATATGATCTCACGCAGCCCAGGCTAACCCAACTACGTGGCTGAACACCTTGaacatctcctgcctctgcctgccacatCCTGGACCTCATTACCCTACACAGTCTTGGGATACTCGGCACTCGTGCCTCAGCCAGCAAGTGCTGGCGTTAGAgggctgtgccaccacacctcagTGTTTCTACTTCTGCACATACGCCCAATTCTAGTCCCTCACAAACATCTGGCCGATTTCAACAATGCCCGCCCACTTCAGCTCCAGCCCagcccactccctcctcctctctctgaatCATGACCTCCCATGACAGTTTCCACTGCTTTAACACTAAGGGAGACCAGCAATCTCAAGTTCTTCTTCTGTGCCACCCACTGCGCTATTTCAAGCAACCCTAACTTTGACCAGCCCCTCCCATCAGGCCACAACCCATACCCTCCTACCATAGGTTTCTTCAAGGTTGTGCCCCCAAACAGCCCCCAGATCTTACCCCTCCCATCAGGTCCCTCGGCCTTCCCTCCccactcttgggcaaataccCAAAGTTTTCCCGGCTCCTGTCTAGGTCCCGCCCATACCATTCCCCAGAAGCCAATCATAGGCTTTTAGATGTCACGCCCTCCACGCGCCTGCCTCCAAGCTCCACCCACTTAACTCTAGGCCCTCCCCTTAGGCTTCCACTATTGCACGGGCTGCCTCCTATAGCCAACCAACTTCCCAATGCCACGCCCCCGTTAGTGTTCAGGCCACGCCCCCTGCTCTCCAATCGTACTTTCCCTATCCATGCCCTCTCTGCACCCCTAAGCCCCGCCTCCGCAATGACCCAGGCCCCACCCCAGAGAGTAACGACCACCGCTCAAGAACCTTCAGACTTCAGCTACACCATGCCCCGCCCCATCTGTGCCCCGTTCACCAATCATATGCTTCCCCTCCACCATGCCCGCCCCCTGGCGCCACGCCCACCTCACTCCAAACCCCGCCCCTCTCCGAGCACCAGGGGGAGGCGGGGCTCATGACTGCACTGGCGGTCTTGAGGCGGTGGGGCGTGGGGTCGCCAACTCCGTTGCCCTGGAAACGGCCTCGGAAGGCGGGAGCTGCGGCAGAGTGAGGGAAGGAGGCGCGCGCTGAGCGGGACCCGCGGCAGCCCGCGCACCCGGCCCGGCCCCACCCGCTCGGCCGCCCCCTGcgcacctgcctctgtgtccgcACCCACAGTTGCTCCCCTCGGCACTTCGGAAGTAACTTCAGAAGCCTGGGAGGAGCTCGGAGCAACAACACTGGCTGAGCGCAAAGCAAAAGTAACTTCGCCACTTCTTCCGGCAACCCCGCTGCACGTCACTTCCGGAAATAGGCGGGCCGGGAGGGGTGACAGACTTCCGGTCTGCCCGGGAGCCACCAAATGAGTGGCCTCGTCCGGAAGTGGCACATTTACCGGAAGTGTATCTCTTTCGGTAGTTCCTCTCTAGGACTCTCAGAAAAATGTTCCGGaaagttattttgtttcttttcacacATGACCAATGAAGCATGTTTTTACCTTTTTGAATTGTCTAAAGTTCTCTACTTTTGT
The sequence above is drawn from the Peromyscus leucopus breed LL Stock chromosome 1, UCI_PerLeu_2.1, whole genome shotgun sequence genome and encodes:
- the Nr1h2 gene encoding oxysterols receptor LXR-beta isoform X2; the protein is MSSSTSSLDTPVPGNGSPQPSTSSASPTIKEEGQETDAPPGPEGSSSAYIVEPEDEPERKRKKGPAPKMLGHELCRVCGDKASGFHYNVLSCEGCKGFFRRSVVHGGAGRYACRGSGTCQMDAFMRRKCQLCRLRKCKEAGMREQCVLSEEQIRKKKIQKQQQQQQQQQQQQPPATEPASSGTARPVASPGTSEVSGSGDGEGVQLTAAQELMIQQLVAAQLQCNKRSFSDQPKVTPWPLGADPQSRDARQQRFAHFTELAIISVQEIVDFAKQVPGFLQLGREDQIALLKASTIEIMLLETARRYNHETECITFLKDFTYSKDDFHRAGLQVEFINPIFEFSRAMRRLGLDDAEYALLIAINIFSADRPNVQEPSRVEALQQPYVEALLSYTRIKRPQDQLRFPRMLMKLVSLRTLSSVHSEQVFALRLQDKKLPPLLSEIWDVHE
- the Nr1h2 gene encoding oxysterols receptor LXR-beta isoform X1; translated protein: MSSSTSSLDTPVPGNGSPQPSTSSASPTIKEEGQETDAPPGPEGSSSAYIVVILEPEDEPERKRKKGPAPKMLGHELCRVCGDKASGFHYNVLSCEGCKGFFRRSVVHGGAGRYACRGSGTCQMDAFMRRKCQLCRLRKCKEAGMREQCVLSEEQIRKKKIQKQQQQQQQQQQQQPPATEPASSGTARPVASPGTSEVSGSGDGEGVQLTAAQELMIQQLVAAQLQCNKRSFSDQPKVTPWPLGADPQSRDARQQRFAHFTELAIISVQEIVDFAKQVPGFLQLGREDQIALLKASTIEIMLLETARRYNHETECITFLKDFTYSKDDFHRAGLQVEFINPIFEFSRAMRRLGLDDAEYALLIAINIFSADRPNVQEPSRVEALQQPYVEALLSYTRIKRPQDQLRFPRMLMKLVSLRTLSSVHSEQVFALRLQDKKLPPLLSEIWDVHE